Proteins from a genomic interval of Methanofollis formosanus:
- a CDS encoding nucleotidyltransferase family protein produces MAIHLQTDDLRRLQERSARIRDNFGVKRIGIFGSVARGEETPTSDIDILVEFSEGKATFRNFMALITYLEDLFGRRVDLITTGGIDPYLRPYIEGEVIWCEA; encoded by the coding sequence GTGGCCATTCACCTCCAGACCGACGATCTCAGACGATTGCAGGAGCGGTCGGCCCGGATCAGAGATAACTTCGGGGTGAAGCGGATCGGGATCTTCGGCTCTGTTGCCAGAGGGGAGGAGACTCCAACGAGTGATATCGACATCCTCGTCGAATTCTCGGAAGGGAAGGCTACGTTCCGGAACTTCATGGCCCTCATCACCTACCTCGAAGACCTCTTCGGCCGGAGGGTGGACCTGATCACCACCGGCGGGATCGACCCCTACCTCAGGCCGTACATCGAAGGCGAGGTGATCTGGTGTGAAGCGTGA
- a CDS encoding ABC transporter ATP-binding protein yields the protein MKAPHSPPLLDFANLTVMRGDKKVIDSLSLTVDAGEHLAILGPNGAGKSSLIRTITREYYPLAEEDRRFRILGQEVWDVSGLRSMLGIVSSDLQSVFSREITGREVVLSGFFASVGLYHHAVTAAMEERADEVLGFLEVEHLGNRPMTEMSTGEARRFLIGRALVHDPQALVLDEPTTGLDLHALHHFRSVLRKIACSGTGVIMVTHHLHDIIPEIARVVMMKDGRVYGDGPKEEVLTDEVIGGLFDVPVHIREEGGWYYATGY from the coding sequence ATGAAGGCCCCGCACTCCCCTCCGTTGCTGGACTTTGCCAACCTCACGGTGATGAGAGGGGACAAAAAAGTCATCGACTCCCTCTCGCTCACCGTCGATGCCGGAGAACATCTTGCGATCCTCGGGCCGAACGGCGCCGGGAAGTCGTCGCTGATCAGGACGATCACCCGCGAGTATTACCCGCTGGCGGAGGAAGACCGGCGGTTCAGGATCCTCGGGCAGGAGGTCTGGGACGTGAGCGGACTTCGCTCCATGCTCGGCATCGTATCCTCCGACCTGCAGTCCGTCTTTTCCCGCGAGATCACCGGGCGCGAGGTGGTCCTCTCAGGGTTCTTCGCCAGTGTCGGGCTCTACCATCATGCGGTCACCGCCGCGATGGAGGAGCGGGCCGACGAGGTCCTCGGGTTCCTGGAGGTCGAGCACCTCGGGAACCGTCCCATGACGGAGATGTCCACCGGCGAGGCGCGGCGGTTCCTGATCGGGCGGGCGCTGGTCCATGATCCGCAGGCGCTCGTCCTCGACGAACCCACCACAGGTCTCGATCTTCACGCCCTCCATCATTTCCGCTCGGTGCTGCGAAAGATCGCCTGTTCAGGCACCGGCGTGATCATGGTCACCCACCACCTCCACGACATCATCCCCGAGATTGCGCGGGTGGTCATGATGAAGGACGGGCGGGTCTATGGGGACGGCCCGAAGGAGGAGGTGCTGACCGACGAGGTGATCGGCGGACTCTTCGATGTGCCGGTGCATATCAGGGAAGAGGGCGGGTGGTATTATGCGACCGGGTATTAG